In Platichthys flesus chromosome 21, fPlaFle2.1, whole genome shotgun sequence, the following are encoded in one genomic region:
- the nfx1 gene encoding transcriptional repressor NF-X1, whose translation MAEGSSEPPDFNPNGTSHEKPHQHKSRRGRPRYNNDRNLSGNSYDPSQQLGHLQQCFNPPSSSNNSNHAEHQHPPYEREEGARRRGRGRGGRGGRDGNIDVNGSAGSGWQRPGGDYSSHGGSNRGAGGYHVGAHHMDRPDRTNWRREDVSRHSEHASEDQDSWAKKPRKFVQEQRRGEQNMRGSHLKENNTSGEHQRSDDVRAKKQPSEIRERTPRNRAGPDFQLNDHQRKDSETKRRQGPIKPPKPASQEEVGSEGGAAGRETSDRSRSSQNPTGKAGGGSGRHTPIQVRGGRRTQPQNHRPDPRKWDKMPQSKETQTGCLIEQLSEEKYECMVCCDIIRLMAPVWSCQSCFHVFHLNCIKKWARSPASQADDSEEGWRCPACQNVSLKSPTFYTCFCGKMTNPEWQRTEIPHSCGDLCGKKRSGLDCNHPCNILCHPGPCPQCPASITKSCVCGKTSQPMRCGQATVLQCAAVCGALLNCAQHTCSQVCHSRACQPCPLQVQQVCYCGVTNRSVLCGTDRSGFNGSGHFSCQKLCGKMLDCGAHSCQQLCHRGPCQQCPRSPTLVKTCPCSQTLLSKLLELGYSERQSCSDPVPSCGKTCNQPLACGSSDTIHLCENLCHEGSCGPCSLTSTIRCRCGSKTKEVPCVTIQKEEELVFTCERRCNKKRSCGRHKCGELCCVTGEHKCLLICGYKLNCGLHRCQDPCHRGNCGPCWQSSFDELTCHCGLSVLYPPISCGTKPPECKSLCTRRHECDHPVFHNCHSEEKCPPCTYLTQKWCMGKHEQRSNIPCHLQEISCGLTCNNALPCEMHRCRRICHRGDCLAEGSCQQPCTLPRPDCGHPCAVPCHKGSSCPRSTCTAKVPLQCDCGRRKEKVICQEATNSYQRYTAISMASKLSDMQLGESMDIGPLLTKKELKQTRLECDLECATLERNRRLAEALQIDSTSDPFNVRSPSVYSDSLKDDARKDLRFVTDVEEEIKNLVELVNKGKQPKRSHCFPPMNREHRKIIHELSEVYAVESVSYDSEPKRNVVITAQKGKSTCPNSTLTSLIDRESASRAPPPIAHIKQHSSKVTSGASWSKMVKEEPVIDYFDVQD comes from the exons ATGGCTGAAGGCTCCTCAG AACCACCTGACTTCAATCCTAATGGGACGTCACACGAAAAGCCTCATCAGCACAAATCCAGACGAGGTCGACCCAGATACAACAATGACAGAAACCTGAGCGGCAACAGCTATGATCCTTCTCAACAATTGGGACACTTGCAGCAGTGCTTTAACCCCCCGTCCAGTTCTAATAATTCAAATCATGCAGAGCATCAGCATCCTCCCTacgagagagaggagggagccaGAAgacgaggcagagggagaggggggaggggggggagagacggGAATATAGACGTAAatggaagcgccggctctggcTGGCAAAGACCTGGAGGTGACTATTCCTCCCATGGTGGCAGCAACAGAGGGGCAGGCGGCTACCACGTAGGTGCACATCACATGGATAGACCCGATAGGACGAACTGGCGGAGAGAAGATGTGAGCCGACATTCAGAACACGCCAGTGAAGACCAGGACTCGTGGGCGAAAAAACCCAGGAAGTTTGtccaggagcagaggagaggagaacaaaaCATGAGGGGATCCCACCTAAAGGAGAACAACACCTCAGGAGAGCATCAGAGGTCAGATGACGTCAGAGCAAAGAAACAGCCGTCAGAAATACGAGAGAGAACTCCGAGGAACAGAGCAGGTCCAGACTTTCAGCTTAATGATCATCAGAGGAAAGACTCTGAGACAAAGAGACGACAAGGACCGATCAAACCGCCTAAACCAGCGTCTCAAGAGGAGGTGGGCTCAGAGGGGGGAGCCGCTGGTCGAGAGACCTCGGACCGCAGCCGATCATCTCAGAATCCCACTGGTAAAGCTGGAGGAGGTTCGGGGAGACACACCCCCATCCAGGTCCGAGGAGGGAGACGGACACAGCCTCAAAACCACAGACCTGATCCAAGGAAGTGGGACAAGATGCCACAGagcaaagagacacagacag GTTGTCTGATTGAACAGCTCTCCGAAGAGAAGTATGAGTGCATGGTGTGCTGCGATATCATCCGACTCATGGCCCCGGTGTGGAGCTGCCAGAGCTGCTTCCACGTCTTCCACCTGAACTGCATCAAGAAGTGGGCTCGCTCTCCGGCCTCTCAGGCGGATG ATTCAGAAGAAGGTTGGCGTTGTCCAGCGTGTCAGAACGTGTCACTGAAAAGCCCGACCTTCTACACCTGCTTCTGTG GTAAAATGACAAACCCGGAGTGGCAGCGCACTGAGATTCCTCACAGCTGTGGTGATCTGTGTGGAAAGAAGAGAAGTGGATTGGACTGTAACCACCCCTGTAACAT TTTATGTCACCCTGGGCCTTGTCCACAATGTCCCGCCTCCATAACCAAATCCTGCGTCTGTGGGAAGACCAG TCAACCGATGCGCTGCGGCCAGGCCACCGTGCTCCAGTGTGCCGCCGTGTGCGGTGCTTTACTCAACTGTGCACAACATACCTGCTCACAGGTGTGCCACAGCAGAGCCTGTCAGCCCTGCCCGCTGCAGGTTCAGCAGG TTTGTTACTGTGGAGTCACAAATCGCTCAGTCCTCTGTGGGACAGATAGAAGCGGGTTTAACGGTTCGGGACATTTCTCCTGTCAAAAATTATGTGGAAA GATGTTGGACTGTGGGGCCCACAGTTGTCAGCAGCTGTGCCACCGGGGCCCATGCCAGCAGTGCCCGCGCTCCCCGACCCTGGTGAAGACTTGTCCCTGTAGCCAGACGCTGCTGTCCAAACTCCTGGAGCTGGGCTACTCGGAACGACAAAGCTGCTCCGACCCCGTCCCTTCCTGTGGAAAGACGTGCAACCAACCCCTGGCCTGTGGCTCCAGTG ACACCATCCATCTGTGTGAGAATCTGTGCCACGAGGGCAGCTGTGGACCCTGCTCGCTGACCTCCACTATCAGATGCAGATGTGGCTCTAAGACCAAG gaagTCCCATGTGTGACAATCCAGAAAGAGG AGGAGCTCGTCTTCACCTGTGAGCGGCGCTGCAACAAGAAACGCTCCTGTGGCCGACACAAGTGTGGCGAGCTGTGTTGTGTG ACTGGGGAGCACAAGTGTCTCCTGATCTGCGGCTACAAGCTGAACTGTGGCCTCCACCGCTGCCAGGATCCTTGTCACCGTGGCAACTGTGGACCCTGCTGGCAGTCCA GTTTTGACGAGCTGACGTGTCACTGCGGGCTCTCCGTGCTGTACCCGCCCATCTCCTGTGGCACCAAACCCCCCGAGTGCAAGAGTCTGTGCACGAGAAGACACGAGTGTGATCACCCAG TGTTTCACAACTGCCACAGTGAAGAGAAGTGTCCACCGTGCACGTACCTCACTCAGAAATGGTGCATGGGGAAGCACGAG CAACGCAGCAACATCCCATGCCATCTGCAGGAGATCTCTTGCGGCCTGACGTGTAACAACGCGCTGCCGTGTGAAATGCACCGCTGCAGACGGATCTGCCACCGGGGCGACTGCTTGGCAGAAGGCAGCTGCCAGCAGCCCTGCACGCTGCCTCGTCCAGACTGTGGCCACCCGTGTGCTGTTCCCTGTCATAAAGGCAGCAGCTGCCCACGCAGCACCTGCACTGCCAAG GTCCCTCTACAGTGTGATTGCGGCCGAAGAAAGGAAAAAGTCATCTGCCAAGAAGCAACCAATTCCTATCAGAG GTACACGGCCATCTCCATGGCCAGTAAACTGTCGGACATGCAGCTCGGCGAGTCCATGGACATCGGCCCGCTCCTCACCAAGAAAGAGCTGAAACAAACCAG gcTTGAATGTGATCTGGAGTGTGCTACGTTAGAAAGAAACCGGCGCCTGGCCGAGGCATTACAGATAGActcgacctctgaccccttcaACGTCCGCTCCCCCTCCGTGTACAGCGACAGCCTCAAAGACGACGCCAG GAAAGATCTGAGATTTGTCACCGACGTAGAAGAGGAGATCAAGAATCTCGTGGAGCTGGTTAATAAG GGAAAACAGCCAAAGAGGAGCCACTGTTTCCCGCCCATGAACCGAGAGCATCGAAAGATCATCCACGAGCTCTCCGAGGTCTACGCCGTGGAGAGCGTGAGCTACGACAGCGAGCCCAAACGCAACGTGGTCATCACAGCCCAAAA GGGGAAGTCGACGTGTCCAAACTCAACCCTGACGTCACTGATAGACCGAGAGTCGGCTTCGAGGGCCCCACCTCCCATCGCTCATATCAAACAGCACAGCAGCAA GGTCACCAGTGGAGCTTCCTGGTCCAAGATGGTTAAAGAAGAGCCTGTGATAGATTATTTTGACGTCCAGGACTAA